The Acidimicrobiales bacterium genome window below encodes:
- a CDS encoding pseudouridine synthase yields MGRKDPGSRPATDAPGERVQKVLAQAGVGSRRTCEQLVASGRVQVNGEPAVLGRRVDPEIDRIQVDGVAIGVRPGLVYYLLNKPAGVVSTVSDPEGRPTVTELVPPSPPVHPVGRLDAASEGLLILTNDGDLTYRLTHPSFGVEKEYLVSVAGTLTAGALRTLREGVQLDDGPTAPARVSQPEPSLLRITIHEGRKRQVRRMCEAVGHPVTRLVRTRIGPLRDPRLRPGEWRELTTADVRELERSASPPPIRRAKPGRRAV; encoded by the coding sequence ATGGGCAGGAAGGACCCGGGCTCGAGGCCGGCGACTGACGCGCCGGGGGAGCGGGTCCAGAAAGTCCTCGCGCAGGCCGGTGTGGGCAGCAGACGCACCTGCGAGCAGCTGGTCGCCTCGGGGCGGGTCCAGGTCAACGGCGAGCCGGCTGTGCTCGGTCGCCGTGTCGATCCTGAAATTGACCGGATCCAGGTGGACGGTGTGGCGATCGGGGTTCGCCCGGGGCTCGTCTACTACCTGCTCAACAAGCCTGCAGGCGTGGTCAGCACCGTCTCGGATCCGGAGGGTCGGCCGACCGTCACGGAGCTGGTGCCGCCCAGCCCGCCGGTGCACCCGGTAGGCCGCCTCGACGCTGCGAGCGAAGGCCTGCTGATCCTGACCAACGACGGGGATCTCACCTACCGGCTCACTCACCCGAGCTTCGGGGTGGAAAAGGAGTACCTCGTGTCGGTCGCCGGAACCCTGACCGCGGGCGCTCTGCGGACCCTGCGTGAAGGGGTTCAGCTCGACGACGGTCCTACCGCGCCCGCGAGGGTGTCGCAGCCCGAGCCGTCGTTGCTCCGGATCACGATCCACGAGGGGCGCAAACGGCAGGTTCGCAGGATGTGCGAAGCGGTCGGGCATCCGGTCACGAGGCTGGTCCGCACCCGGATCGGGCCGCTTCGGGATCCCAGGTTGCGGCCCGGGGAATGGCGGGAGCTCACGACCGCAGATGTTCGAGAGCTCGAGAGATCCGCCAGTCCGCCCCCGATCCGCCGAGCGAAGCCCGGGCGCCGCGCCGTTTAG
- a CDS encoding prephenate dehydrogenase has protein sequence MQFEPERKRARVIGVGLIGGSIGAGLRRRGWHVTGFDIDPTRAARALEIGVVDAIGDDPDALVTFVATPAGAVAEAARKALGRGAIVTDVAGIKGPILEQITDPRFVGGHPMAGSEQAGVDGADPDMFEGATWVLTPTTHTDPGAYATVRSVAGALGANVVELPAARHDDLVAMVSHVPHLTAATLMNLVSDTALEHATLLRLAAGGFRDMTRIAAGEPRIWPDLVVENRQGILEVLDRLIAALGDVRDVVASRDRDLMLKFLERAREARVNLPAKVAAVGGETSEIRVPVPDRPGVIAEVTTLLGEMGVNIYDLEIAHSAEGERGVLVLIVDTNATERVRSALHLRDYRCSIRPVGP, from the coding sequence GTGCAGTTCGAACCTGAGCGCAAGCGCGCCCGTGTGATCGGCGTCGGCCTCATCGGAGGGTCGATTGGAGCAGGTCTGCGCCGCCGCGGCTGGCACGTCACCGGCTTCGACATCGATCCCACCCGGGCGGCGAGGGCGCTCGAGATCGGCGTGGTCGATGCGATCGGCGACGATCCCGACGCTCTCGTCACCTTCGTGGCCACACCCGCAGGCGCCGTGGCCGAAGCCGCTCGCAAGGCCCTCGGACGGGGGGCCATAGTCACGGACGTCGCGGGTATCAAGGGACCGATCCTCGAGCAGATCACCGATCCCCGCTTCGTGGGGGGTCACCCGATGGCCGGCTCCGAGCAGGCCGGGGTCGACGGAGCCGACCCGGATATGTTCGAGGGCGCCACCTGGGTGCTCACGCCTACAACCCACACCGATCCCGGCGCGTACGCAACGGTACGGTCCGTCGCCGGCGCCCTCGGTGCCAACGTCGTCGAGTTGCCCGCCGCACGCCACGACGACCTGGTTGCGATGGTTTCCCACGTGCCTCACCTGACGGCGGCGACCCTCATGAACCTCGTGTCCGACACAGCGCTGGAGCACGCGACCCTTCTCCGGCTCGCAGCCGGAGGCTTCCGTGACATGACCAGGATCGCGGCCGGCGAACCGCGGATCTGGCCGGATCTGGTGGTCGAGAACCGGCAGGGCATCCTCGAAGTCCTGGACCGGCTGATCGCCGCGCTCGGCGACGTACGGGATGTGGTGGCGTCGCGGGACCGGGACTTGATGCTGAAGTTCCTCGAGCGCGCGCGAGAAGCACGCGTCAACCTTCCAGCCAAGGTTGCAGCCGTCGGCGGCGAGACGTCGGAGATCAGGGTTCCCGTTCCCGACCGGCCGGGCGTCATCGCCGAGGTGACGACGCTCCTCGGCGAGATGGGGGTCAACATCTACGACTTGGAGATCGCCCACAGCGCCGAGGGCGAACGGGGCGTTCTCGTGCTCATCGTCGACACCAACGCGACGGAACGGGTGCGTTCGGCGCTCCACCTCCGTGACTACCGCTGCTCGATACGTCCGGTGGGGCCATGA
- the aroA gene encoding 3-phosphoshikimate 1-carboxyvinyltransferase → MNVFTATPSANGVRGTPLVPGDKSISHRCVLLAARAEGTSTIRGLSSGDDVARTLRAAEFFGAGVRAIVPAATGAPSVEIDGGTGRLHEPVAVVDVGNSGTCIRLIAGWASGVDGLTVLAGDESIAGRPMGRVVEPLREMGARIDGRSGGSLPPLVIRGGSLHGIDYRLPVPSAQVKGALLLAGISAEGATTVREEVGTRTHTEELLALAGADLDVTPGAVTVRRSKLTPFEVTVPADPSQAAFWVVAACVTPGSDVTLPNVYVGPARAGFLDVLRRMGADIELAEEDPTASTATIRARHSALRATEVGGDEVPALIDEIPVLAVAAAYAEGTTTFSGAAELRVKETDRVETMVAALRAIGANVEPLPDGLVVDGRGGNPLDGGRVQSAGDHRVAMSLAVAALASKDPVIVDGWNAVATSYPGFEDEYQRCT, encoded by the coding sequence ATGAACGTCTTCACCGCCACGCCTTCGGCGAACGGGGTTCGGGGGACACCTCTGGTTCCGGGGGACAAGTCCATCTCCCACAGGTGCGTGTTGCTCGCCGCCAGGGCCGAAGGCACGTCCACGATCCGCGGACTTTCGTCTGGAGACGACGTGGCACGGACCCTCCGCGCGGCCGAGTTCTTCGGAGCAGGTGTGCGCGCGATCGTGCCTGCGGCAACGGGAGCTCCGTCGGTGGAGATAGACGGTGGGACCGGCCGCCTGCACGAGCCGGTCGCCGTGGTCGACGTGGGCAACTCCGGGACCTGTATCCGCTTGATCGCAGGGTGGGCGAGCGGCGTCGACGGGCTGACCGTCCTCGCCGGCGACGAATCGATCGCTGGACGCCCGATGGGAAGGGTCGTGGAACCGCTGAGGGAGATGGGCGCCCGGATCGACGGGCGGTCGGGCGGGTCGCTACCACCGCTCGTGATACGGGGAGGCTCACTTCATGGCATCGACTACCGGCTGCCGGTGCCGAGTGCCCAGGTCAAAGGAGCGCTCCTGCTCGCCGGTATCTCCGCTGAGGGGGCGACGACCGTGAGGGAGGAGGTCGGCACCAGGACCCACACCGAGGAACTGCTCGCGCTGGCCGGAGCCGACCTCGACGTCACACCTGGCGCGGTGACCGTCCGCCGCTCCAAGCTCACCCCTTTCGAGGTCACCGTTCCGGCAGACCCTTCACAGGCCGCCTTCTGGGTAGTGGCCGCGTGTGTGACTCCCGGAAGCGACGTGACCCTCCCCAACGTCTACGTTGGCCCGGCCCGCGCCGGCTTCCTGGACGTCTTGCGCCGGATGGGGGCCGACATCGAGCTCGCCGAGGAGGACCCGACCGCGTCGACGGCGACGATCAGGGCGCGCCACAGCGCTCTGCGGGCGACCGAGGTGGGCGGCGACGAGGTGCCGGCCCTCATCGACGAGATCCCGGTGCTGGCCGTCGCCGCCGCGTACGCGGAGGGCACCACCACGTTCTCCGGGGCTGCGGAACTGCGGGTGAAGGAAACGGACAGGGTAGAAACGATGGTCGCGGCGCTGCGGGCCATCGGTGCGAACGTCGAGCCGCTGCCCGACGGGCTCGTCGTCGACGGTCGCGGTGGCAACCCTCTCGACGGCGGACGGGTGCAGTCGGCTGGCGACCACAGGGTTGCGATGTCGTTGGCCGTCGCAGCTCTGGCATCCAAGGATCCGGTCATCGTCGACGGGTGGAACGCGGTAGCCACCAGCTACCCGGGTTTCGAGGACGAGTACCAGCGGTGCACCTGA
- the cmk gene encoding (d)CMP kinase: MRQILIAIDGPAGSGKSTVARAVASRLRLDYLDTGAMYRAVAFAAITRDIDPADSEAVARLAKEIDLQVDGAVRVDGVDATVEIRGPEVTRTVSTVAANPAVRQEMVARQRAWADAHGGGVVEGRDIGTVVFPDANLKIYLTAADSERAHRRSKELLELHYDQVAADMARRDRVDSTRRASPLAVADDAVVLDTTGVDVDEVIAKVLELASRSGADA; encoded by the coding sequence TTGCGCCAGATCCTGATCGCCATCGACGGGCCGGCAGGTTCGGGCAAGTCGACCGTCGCGCGTGCGGTCGCCTCGAGGCTGCGGCTCGACTATCTCGACACCGGCGCCATGTACCGGGCGGTCGCGTTCGCGGCCATCACGCGAGACATCGACCCCGCCGACTCGGAGGCCGTCGCGCGCCTGGCCAAGGAGATCGACCTTCAGGTGGACGGCGCTGTACGGGTGGACGGAGTCGACGCCACCGTCGAGATACGCGGGCCGGAGGTGACCAGGACCGTCAGCACCGTCGCCGCCAACCCCGCTGTTCGCCAGGAGATGGTTGCACGCCAGCGGGCGTGGGCTGATGCGCACGGCGGCGGCGTTGTCGAGGGTCGTGACATCGGCACGGTGGTGTTCCCGGACGCGAATTTGAAGATCTACCTGACCGCCGCGGACAGCGAGAGAGCGCACCGCCGCAGCAAGGAGTTGCTCGAGTTGCACTACGACCAGGTGGCCGCCGACATGGCGCGGCGCGATCGCGTCGACTCCACGAGAAGGGCCTCGCCTCTGGCGGTAGCGGACGACGCGGTCGTGCTCGACACCACCGGAGTCGACGTCGACGAAGTCATAGCCAAGGTCCTGGAGCTCGCCTCGAGGAGCGGGGCGGATGCCTGA
- a CDS encoding lysophospholipid acyltransferase family protein, with product MPEAHTGEKSPAAQTRISRVSLAWYAFARGVVELVCRLYWRVEIRGRENVPRSGPFVIAPVHRSNIDTLLAGCLTRRRIRFMGKDSLWKYRWSGTLFSSLGAFPVHRGTPDREALRRSEEALRGGEPVVLFPEGTRQSGPKIQPLFEGASFVAARTGVPIIPVGIGGSEWAMPKGSKRILPVKVVMVVGAPIQAPERQQGGRVSRRSVSEVSEKLYSTLQDLFDEALQAAGRS from the coding sequence ATGCCTGAGGCCCACACCGGGGAGAAGAGCCCGGCTGCCCAGACACGGATTTCGAGGGTGTCGCTTGCGTGGTACGCGTTCGCGAGAGGCGTCGTCGAGCTCGTATGCCGCCTCTACTGGCGTGTAGAGATACGGGGTCGGGAGAACGTGCCGCGGTCGGGGCCGTTCGTGATCGCTCCCGTGCACCGTTCGAACATCGACACCCTGCTCGCAGGCTGCCTCACGCGGCGCCGGATTCGCTTTATGGGCAAGGACAGCCTGTGGAAGTACCGCTGGTCGGGGACCCTTTTCAGCTCGCTCGGGGCCTTCCCGGTGCACAGGGGCACTCCGGACCGTGAGGCTCTTCGCAGGAGCGAGGAGGCACTGCGCGGGGGAGAGCCGGTCGTGCTCTTTCCCGAAGGCACCCGGCAGTCCGGACCGAAGATCCAGCCCCTGTTCGAAGGAGCTTCCTTCGTCGCCGCTCGCACCGGCGTGCCGATAATTCCGGTGGGTATTGGCGGCAGCGAATGGGCGATGCCCAAGGGCAGCAAGCGGATCCTTCCCGTGAAGGTCGTGATGGTCGTCGGCGCACCTATCCAGGCACCCGAGCGCCAACAAGGGGGGCGTGTGTCGCGCAGGTCGGTGAGCGAGGTGTCTGAGAAGCTGTACTCCACCCTGCAGGACCTCTTCGACGAGGCCCTACAGGCGGCCGGCCGGAGTTAG
- the ispH gene encoding 4-hydroxy-3-methylbut-2-enyl diphosphate reductase encodes MDVDKVLLASPRGFCAGVEMAIKSLAWMTRVFEPPVYCYHEIVHNKVVVDRFKEMGVVFVDDVSEVPEGAPLMLSAHGSPPEVVAAAKERGGAVVNAVCPLVKKVHHEVKVRAGKGYSIVYVGHEGHQEAIGTAAVAPDAVHRLETLEELEALPDPEGPVAFLAQTTLAVDEWKALLDAARSRWPDLWVPGTSDLCFATTNRQTALKAIASRCNAVIVIGSENSSNTRALERTASAAGCPRVLRVNGPAELPDDLSGTVGVIAGASAPEEVVEAVVGRLAPRDGTEQVRAVDEDEYFPLPRELRDAVRNLSAAAAVAGLAPGADPTAGGAPLPDDREMSASVALRS; translated from the coding sequence GTGGATGTCGACAAGGTTCTGCTGGCCTCCCCGAGGGGCTTCTGCGCCGGCGTGGAGATGGCCATCAAGTCGCTGGCGTGGATGACCCGGGTCTTCGAGCCGCCCGTGTACTGCTACCACGAGATCGTCCACAACAAGGTCGTCGTGGACCGCTTCAAGGAGATGGGGGTCGTCTTCGTGGACGACGTTTCGGAGGTGCCGGAAGGTGCACCACTGATGCTTTCCGCTCACGGGTCGCCCCCTGAGGTAGTCGCGGCGGCGAAGGAACGCGGCGGGGCCGTCGTGAACGCGGTGTGCCCCCTCGTCAAGAAGGTGCACCACGAGGTCAAGGTGCGAGCCGGCAAGGGATACTCCATCGTCTACGTGGGCCACGAGGGCCACCAGGAGGCGATCGGGACGGCGGCCGTGGCTCCTGACGCGGTGCATCGTCTCGAGACCCTCGAGGAGCTGGAAGCCCTCCCCGACCCCGAGGGTCCGGTCGCCTTCCTCGCCCAGACCACCCTCGCCGTCGACGAGTGGAAGGCGCTGCTGGACGCGGCGCGCAGTCGTTGGCCGGACCTGTGGGTGCCCGGCACGTCCGACCTGTGCTTCGCCACCACGAACCGCCAGACGGCCCTCAAGGCGATCGCCTCCAGGTGCAACGCCGTCATCGTCATCGGCTCGGAGAACTCCTCCAACACGCGGGCTCTCGAGAGGACGGCCTCGGCCGCCGGATGCCCGCGGGTCCTGCGCGTCAACGGCCCCGCCGAACTTCCCGATGACCTGTCGGGAACCGTCGGCGTCATCGCCGGCGCGTCCGCTCCGGAGGAAGTCGTCGAAGCTGTCGTTGGCCGGCTTGCGCCCCGCGATGGGACCGAGCAGGTGCGGGCAGTCGACGAGGACGAGTACTTCCCGTTGCCCAGGGAACTGCGCGACGCGGTCAGGAACCTCTCGGCTGCCGCCGCTGTCGCCGGCCTCGCGCCCGGGGCGGACCCCACCGCCGGCGGGGCTCCCCTGCCCGACGACCGCGAGATGTCTGCGTCGGTCGCGTTGCGGAGCTAA
- a CDS encoding DUF512 domain-containing protein: protein MSMPRVVAVTPGSPAARAGLQAGDEIAAMDGQLPRDIIEYQLIADQARLDLDIRRGGLELSLTLERETAEPLGIEVDAALFDRVRTCDNHCEFCFIHQLPKGMRKSLYTRDDDYRLSFLYGNFTTLTRFTESDLERVVTEGLSPLWVSIHATDPGVRARMLRNPRGAMSLRWLRALLDNGIEVHGQVVVCPGINDAAILDDTLAGVLDRFPEIASVACVPLGVSRFNSEAAMRPHTESEAAVVVDLVEAWQDTFLIALGRRLVYAADEYYLLAGRPFPALETYGEVAQHENGVGMAAAFEARYRGRSGAPAGGPGGFFQSVDGAPAAGYRAPRAGTVTVRPRRDAPVTVITGTYGERVLRPLLQGGVQVMAVENRFFGGNTAVAGLLTGADVTAALAGASPLRRYLLPDVCLSGGRFLDGFAVEDLPLPVEVIPADGAALRQALLVPAPS, encoded by the coding sequence ATGTCCATGCCCCGTGTGGTGGCGGTGACCCCCGGGTCTCCTGCCGCCCGGGCTGGCCTCCAAGCCGGTGACGAGATCGCGGCGATGGACGGCCAGCTCCCCCGCGACATCATCGAGTACCAGCTGATCGCCGATCAGGCGCGCCTGGACCTCGATATCCGCAGAGGGGGTCTGGAGCTCTCCCTGACCTTGGAGCGCGAGACGGCCGAACCGCTCGGGATCGAGGTGGACGCAGCCCTGTTCGACCGGGTGCGCACCTGCGACAACCACTGCGAGTTCTGCTTCATCCACCAGCTCCCCAAGGGAATGCGCAAGAGCCTGTACACCCGCGACGACGACTACCGCTTGTCGTTTTTGTACGGAAATTTCACGACCCTCACGCGGTTCACCGAGTCCGATCTCGAAAGGGTGGTCACGGAGGGTTTGTCGCCGTTGTGGGTGAGCATCCACGCGACCGACCCCGGGGTCCGCGCCCGGATGTTGCGCAACCCGCGCGGTGCGATGAGCCTGAGGTGGCTCAGGGCGCTGCTCGACAACGGCATCGAAGTCCACGGCCAGGTCGTGGTCTGCCCGGGAATCAACGACGCCGCCATCCTCGACGACACCCTCGCCGGCGTCCTCGACCGCTTTCCCGAGATCGCGAGCGTGGCCTGCGTACCGCTCGGGGTCAGCCGTTTCAACTCGGAAGCAGCGATGCGACCGCATACCGAGAGTGAGGCTGCGGTGGTCGTCGATCTCGTCGAGGCCTGGCAGGACACCTTTCTGATCGCACTCGGGCGCCGGCTCGTCTACGCCGCAGACGAGTACTACCTGCTGGCCGGCCGGCCCTTTCCCGCCCTCGAGACGTACGGGGAGGTGGCACAACACGAGAACGGCGTCGGGATGGCCGCCGCTTTCGAGGCGCGCTATCGCGGTCGAAGCGGCGCCCCGGCTGGCGGCCCGGGCGGGTTCTTCCAGTCGGTGGACGGTGCGCCTGCGGCGGGATACCGGGCGCCCCGGGCCGGAACGGTCACCGTCAGGCCTCGCCGGGACGCTCCGGTCACCGTGATCACCGGAACGTACGGCGAGAGGGTGCTGCGCCCGCTTCTGCAAGGCGGCGTGCAAGTCATGGCGGTCGAGAACCGCTTCTTCGGCGGTAACACGGCGGTCGCCGGCCTGCTGACGGGAGCCGACGTGACCGCCGCCCTGGCGGGGGCCTCCCCCCTCAGGCGCTACCTGCTGCCCGACGTCTGCCTGTCCGGCGGGCGCTTCCTCGACGGCTTCGCAGTCGAAGACCTTCCGCTGCCGGTGGAGGTCATCCCCGCGGACGGCGCAGCTCTGCGCCAAGCGTTGCTCGTCCCGGCACCGTCATGA
- the der gene encoding ribosome biogenesis GTPase Der, with the protein MRKDAAVAPERRSRPLVAVVGRPNVGKSTLVNRIVGRREAIVEERPGVTRDRKFLEAEWAGREFTIVDTGGWLDSKDTLEGQVSAQSERAIRAADVVVMVADATVGITEDDAKVAAMLRRSGRPLVLVANKVDGDSRDADAWMFARLGLGDPFPVSALHGRGTGELLDAIVERFPADLDAAEEVGEASTQPSVAIVGRPNVGKSTLFNRLIGDERSVVHDEPGTTRDSVDTVVSTPSGAIRFVDTAGMRRRGKEASGAEYYSLVRALQALDRAQSALLVIDATDGVTKQDQRLAERVDASGSSVVVLLNKWEMLDAEARSRVLAEVEDRLGFLAYAPVLKVSARTGLGVHKLLPALEAAIDASGKRVATGELNRLITLAQAEHRSPGGRILYATQGATDPPTFTLFATRPLPAPYLRYIERRLREHFGFGPTPLVFRVRRRAG; encoded by the coding sequence ATGAGAAAAGACGCGGCCGTCGCGCCGGAACGCCGGTCGCGGCCCCTCGTCGCAGTGGTGGGCCGCCCGAACGTCGGCAAGAGCACCCTCGTCAATCGCATCGTCGGCCGGCGCGAAGCGATCGTCGAGGAAAGGCCGGGGGTCACCAGAGACCGCAAGTTCCTGGAGGCGGAGTGGGCCGGCCGCGAGTTCACGATCGTGGACACCGGCGGATGGCTGGATTCGAAAGACACCCTCGAAGGCCAGGTGAGCGCACAGTCGGAACGAGCGATACGTGCAGCCGACGTGGTCGTGATGGTGGCCGACGCGACGGTGGGCATCACCGAGGACGACGCCAAGGTGGCCGCAATGCTGCGACGGTCCGGGCGCCCGCTGGTGTTGGTTGCGAACAAGGTCGACGGCGACAGCAGGGATGCCGACGCGTGGATGTTCGCACGTCTGGGACTCGGTGACCCTTTCCCGGTCAGCGCGCTCCACGGTCGCGGGACCGGCGAGCTTCTCGACGCAATCGTGGAGAGGTTCCCGGCCGACCTGGATGCCGCCGAGGAAGTCGGGGAAGCGAGCACGCAGCCGTCGGTAGCGATCGTGGGGCGGCCCAACGTCGGCAAGTCGACGTTGTTCAACCGGCTGATAGGTGACGAGCGTTCGGTTGTCCACGACGAGCCGGGGACCACACGCGACAGCGTCGATACGGTTGTGTCGACACCGTCGGGCGCGATCCGCTTCGTCGACACCGCAGGAATGCGCCGGCGTGGCAAGGAGGCTTCCGGAGCCGAGTACTACTCGCTTGTACGCGCCCTCCAGGCTCTCGATCGGGCCCAGTCCGCTCTTCTGGTCATCGACGCGACCGACGGGGTGACAAAACAGGACCAGCGCCTGGCTGAGCGCGTCGACGCCTCGGGGAGCTCGGTCGTCGTGTTGCTCAACAAGTGGGAGATGCTCGACGCCGAAGCCCGCAGCCGCGTCCTCGCCGAGGTCGAGGACCGCCTCGGTTTCCTCGCCTACGCACCCGTGCTCAAGGTGAGCGCGCGTACGGGTCTAGGTGTGCACAAACTGCTGCCGGCGCTCGAGGCAGCCATCGACGCTTCCGGCAAGCGAGTCGCGACGGGAGAGCTGAACCGACTCATCACCCTGGCGCAAGCAGAACACCGTTCACCTGGGGGGAGGATCCTCTACGCGACGCAGGGCGCCACGGACCCTCCCACGTTCACCCTCTTCGCCACGCGGCCGCTTCCCGCCCCTTACCTGCGCTACATCGAGAGGCGGCTTCGTGAGCATTTCGGCTTCGGGCCGACACCTCTCGTGTTCCGGGTACGCCGAAGGGCCGGCTGA